The genome window GGCACGGCTATACCATGGTGGAGCAGAGGCTCTCTAGAGGAGAATGTAATGGCACGGCTATACCATGGTGGAGCAGAGGCTCTCTAGAGGAGAATGTAATGGCACGGCTATACCATGGTGGAGCAGAGGCTCTCTAGAGGAGAATGGAATGGCACAGCTATACCATGGTGGAGCAGGGGCTCTCTAGAGGAGAATGGAATGGCACAGCTATACCATGGTGGAGCAGGGGCTCCCAGAGAGGAGAATGTAATGGCACGGCTATACCATGGTGGAGCAGGGGCTCTCTAGAGGAGAATGGAATGGCACAGCTATACCATGGTGCAGCAGGGGCTCTCTAGTGGAGAATGGAATGGCACAGCTATACCATGGTGCAGCAGGGGCTCTCTAGAGGAGAATGGAATGGCACAGCTATACCATGGTGGAGCAGGGGCTCTCTAGTGGAGAATTCACCTGCCCCTCATGTATATAAAACCATGTGGTTCTCGCACAGCCACATGCAACGGCACAAACGCAACCTCATCAACAACCACAATTGGGAGCAGTGTCATCATCAACATCGACGGCAAGTTAGTGTGTGTAcctacgtctgtgtgtgtgtgtgtgtgtacctacgtctgtgtgtgtgtgtgtgtgtgtacctacgtCTGTGCGTGTGTTTTCGGTCACTCACCAGGACCATGAAGTCGTCAATCCACTTCCCCGCGTCTCTAAGCTCCAGCTTGCCGACCCAGGGGGCCTGGAACGTCTCGTTGAATGCGGTCAGAGTGATGTCCATGGAGTTTGGGTTGGTCATCATAAATGGCACACAGATCCACtgtgagaggagagtagaggtgaggggagaggggggggggtgatgcaAGGGTACACATTGGTCCAATGaggctgtttctttttttaaatctcaATATCGAATAATTAAGTGCTGTAATTGTTTTCAatgaaaatggtaaaaaaaaagaaacaaaaatcaCTTCTTAACCAAGAATTGATCTACTGTCTGGAAGTGGTCTGTTATTGTccgagaggtttggaactctttcttattggtctattaactcatttcccgcttggtgatgtcaccaggcaggccaaaactccatcctagAACAACTAGCAGAAACTTCAGTcggctcttacactaaaatggcattatcataattttcacaatttcacggTATTATTCTAGcctagtgtggaaatatatataaaacaccaGAAAATCTCGATTTgaatgcactgggcctttaagtatATTGGCATTTCCTTTCAAATAAAGTTGGATTCGATTCAAAATGGCCGCCTGTCACTCACCAGACTGAGGAAGATGAGGATGAGCTGGATGACATCGGTGTAGGCTACAGAGTAGAGTCCTCCCAGTAGAGTGTAGATGATGGCCACCACAGAGCTGATACAGATGGAGTAGACATAGTGCAGGTCCAGAATCACACTCATAGTGCCACCTGCAGCACACAGGGAGGGCAACGGAACACTGAGCTACGGAACACTGAGCTACGGAACACTCAGAACACTGAGCATCATCAACAATAGAATGTTCACAGACCGTTATCAATTAGCTGATAACCTACTGCTGTATAGATGAACCACTCTGCTTCTCCTTCTGGGGACTAAATGCTGGTTCTAATACTGCATAAATGTATTGCAAATATTAAAGTAATATCATAGAAACAGTGGTGATCCTGGTCAAGTACACTATAATACTTTTCTATTGCTATATACTATTAACAGTACATATTCTAAATGTAACTtttttatatacatacagttgttacatacaccttagccaaatacatttaaactcagtttgtcataattccggacatttaatccttgttaagactccctgtcttaggtcagttaggatcaccactttattttaagaatgtgaaatgtcagaataatagtagagaaaattatttatttcagctttgatttctgtcatcacattcccagtgggtcagatgtttacatacattcaattagtatttggtagcattacctttaaattgtttaacttgggtcaaacgtttcaggtagccttccacaagcttcctacaataagttgggtgaattttggcccattcctcctgacagagctggtgtaactgagttaggtttgtaggcctccttgctcagggctttgagatggccactccaataccttgactttgttgtccttaagccattttgccacaactttggaagcatgcttggggtcgttgtccatttggaagacccatttgcgaccaagctttaaattcctgactgatgtcttgagatgttgcttcaatatatatcattttcctccctcatgataccatctcctgcagcaaagcacccccacaacatgatgctgccacccccacaacatgatgctgccacccccacaacatgatgctgccacccccgtgcttcacggttgggatggtgttcttcggcttgcaagcctccaccctttttcctccaaacatatcaatggtcattatggccaaacagtttcatcatagcagaggacatttctccaaatgtccgatctttgtccctatgtgtagttgcaaaacgtagtctggctttttattgaggttttggagcagtgtcttcttccttgctgggcagcctttcaggttatgtcgatataggactcgtttaactgtggatgtagatacttttgtacccgtttcctccagcatctctccaaggtcatttgctgttgttctgggactgatttgcacttttcgtggtcccatggtgtttatacttgcgtactattgtttgtacagatgaacgtggtaccttcaggcgtttggaaattgctcccaaggatgaaccagactcgtggaggtctacagtttctttcctgatgtcttggctgatttcttttgatttttcctaTGATGGCAATcagaggcacggagtttgaaggtaggccttgaaatacatccacaggtacacctccaatatactcaaacaatgtcaattagcctatcagaagcttctaaagccatgacaacattttctggatttttccaagctgtttaaaggcacagtccacttagtgtatgtaaatttctgacccacaggaattgtgatacagtgaattataagttaaataatctgtctgtaaacaattgttgtaaaaatgacttgtgtcatgcacaaagtagatgtcctaaccgacttgccaaaactatagtttattaacaagatatttgtggagtggttgaaaaactagttttaatgactccagtctaagtgtaggtaaactagttttaatgactccagtctaagtgtaggtaaactcgttttaatgactccagtctaagtgtaggtaaactagttttaatgactccagtctaagtgtatgtaaactaggtttaatgactccagtctaagtgtatgtaaactagttttaatgactccagtctaagtgtatgtaaactagttttaatgactccagtctaagtgtatgtaaactagttttaatgactccagtctaagtgtatgtaaactagttttaatgactccagtctaagtgtaggtaaactagttttaatgactccggtctaagtgtatgtaaactagttttaatgactccagtctaagtgtaggtaaactagttttaatgactccagtctaagtgtatgtaaactagttttaatgactccaacctaagtgtatgtaaactagttttaatgactccagtctaagtgtaggtaaactagttttaatgactccagtctaagtgtatgtaaactagttttaatgactccagtctaagtgtatgtaaactagttttaatgactccagtctaagtgtatgtaaactagttttaatgactccagtctaagtgtatgtaaactagttttaatgactccagtctaagtgtatgtaaactagttttaatgactccagtctaagtgtaggtaaactagttttaatgactccagtctaagtgtatgtaaactagttttaatgactccagtctaagtgtaggtaaactagttttaatgactccagtctaagtgtatgtaaactagttttaatgactccagtctaagtgtatgtaaactagttttaatgactccagtctaagtgtatgtaaactagttttaatgactccagtctaagtgtatgtaaactagttttaatgactccagtctaagtgtatgtaaactagttttaatgactccagtctaagtgtatgtaaactagttttaatgactccagtctaagtgtatgtaaactagttttaatgactccagtctaagtgtaggtaaactagttttaatgactccagtctaagtgtatgtaaactagttttaatgactccattctaagtgtaggtaaactagttttaatgactccagtctaagtgtaggtaaactagttttaatgactccagtctaagtgtatgtaaactagttttaatgactccagtctaAGTGTAGGTAAACTAGTCTTAATGACTAcagtctaagtgtatgtaaactagtgttaatgactccagtctaagtttatgtaaactagttttaatgactccagtctaagtgtaggtaaactagttttaatgactccagtctaagtgtatgtaaattagttttaatgactccagtctaagtgtatgtaaactaattttaatgactccagtctaagtgtaggtaaactagttttaatgactccagtctaagtgtatgtaaactagttttaatgactccagtctaagtgtaggtaaactagttttaatgactccaacctaagtgtatgtaaactagttttaatgactccagtctaagtgtatgtaaactagttttaatgactccagtctaagtgtatgtaaactagttttaatgactccagtctaagtgtatgtaaactagttttaatgactccagtctaagtgtaggtaaactagttttaatgactccagtctaagtgtaggtaaactagttttaatgactccagtctaagtgtatgtaaactagttttaatgactccagtctaagtgtaggtaaactagttttaatgactccaacctaagtgtatgtaaactagttttaatgactccaacctaagtgtatgtaaactcccgacttcaactgtacatactgtcTGTCCATTGATGGCATTTTGTTCAGTTTAGATCAGCAATGGGTTCTAGCCTCGACCTAAGCAGGGCAGGGTCTGTTTCAAACCTTGAAGCAACCAAAGAGCAATGGTCAAGCAACAGGCCTgccaaaaatgtatattttttagaACCGAAGAAAGCAAAACTGCTCATATCGGAAGAAGCCTACTGAGTCTCTGAGTTGCTTCTCTCACTCGAAGATTCATCATAAATCACCATCATCAGGTTACATCATAACTATTAAGAACTAAGGAACTAAAgaatattaaataataataataataataataataatgcacaacaaatataaaaataaaaaaatagagaaaataaTGAATCAATCAATAAGTAGATAAACATGAGTAAATCCAGGTCTACCTCCCTCCAATCAGGGCCAGGGTCAGCTCGGCCCCGCCCAGCTCGGCCCCGCACAGCTCGGCCCCGCCCAGCTCggccccgccccccccccccagctcggCCCCGCCCCGCCCCGCCCGCCTGGCCAAGACGCACCTACGTCCTTAAACAGAAAAGTGTCAGATCGCCACATCGCTGACTACTAGGTTTTTCAGCCTGCCTGTGACCTTTTGACCTCTGCTCTTGACCTTTGACTTGAACTTCACCCCGTATATTTAAATGTTTGACCACTGATGTCGAGGAGTatctatttttttatattttctttagCCCCttcagagattgtgtgtgtgtgtgtgtgtgtgtgtgtgtgtgtgtgtgtgtcgagggtTGGAGAACATACTGTACTGCAGGACCAGTTGGTTACCTAGGCAACATTCAAACGTTGTATCAGTTGGTCATTCTTGGTCCACAATAAAACATTGAATCAGTTGGTTACCTAGGCTGACCAGCGTCCTAGCGACCCACAGGACGTCTGCAATGAGCGCTGGGAAGATGAGCAGGCTGCTCAGGACGTTGCCATACTTTATCTGGAACGGATCCATCATTGTCACGTACTTGTTTTCCCTCATTGGCTTGGCGAAGAAAAAACCACCTGCGtcagaaaagagagaaaagagagagaggagtatggggatggaggggggagagagaggagtatggaggggggagagagaggaggaggaggatagaggggagagagaggaggagggggatggaggggggagagagaggaggagggggatggaggggggagagagaggaagagggggatggaggggggagagagaggaagcgagggatggagggggagagagaggaagagggggatggaggggggagagagaggaagaggggacggagggggagggagaggagggataataAAACATAGGAAACTGAAAACAAACAGGTGACCTCTGATTACACAACACCTGTTTCTGTTATTGCCAGCCGAGTGGATAAACAATGGATCCAAACAACACCAAGGGGATCATGTTACGTTTCCTGATTTCCAATCAAAGCTACGCTTGACAAAacgctaaacacacacacacacacacacacacacacacacacacacacacacacacacacacacacacacacacacacacacacacacacacacacacacacacaccccaccactCACCCCATAGCCCATAACTATGACAAATCATTTCCCTCTCACTTTACGACTGTGTTCTTTTGTTGGTTACGTGCAGGACAGCTGTttcattcgtgtgtgtgtgtgtgtgcgtgtgtgtgtgtgtgtgtgtgtgtgtgtgtgtgtgtgtttagcgtTTTGTCAATCGTAGCTTTGATTGGAAATCAGGAAACGTAACATGGTCCCCTTGGTGTTGTTTGGATCCATTGTTTATCCATTCTGCTCTAGCGATGCAGTTACACAAAAATCacgtccaaatggcaccctattccctgacccataggggaatagggctctggtctaaagtagtgcactatatagggaatagggctctggtctaaagtagtgcactatatagggaatagggctctggtctaaagtagtgcactatatatggaatagggctctggtctaaagtagtgcactatatagggaatagggctctggtctaaagtagtgcactatatagggaatagggctctggtctaaagtagtgcaccaaatagggaatagggatctggtctaaagtagtgcactatacagggaatagggctctggtctaaagtagttcactatatagggaatagggccctggtctaaagtagtgcactatatagggaatagggcctggtctaaagtagtgcactatatagggaatagggctctggtctaaagtagtgcactatataggaaatagggctctggtctaaagtagtgcactatatagggaatagggctcgggtctaaagtagtgcactatatagggaataggtccctggtctaaagtagtgcactatatagggaatagggcctggtctaaagtagtgcactatatagggaatagggctctggtctaaagtagtgcactatatagggaatagggctctggtctaaagtagtgcactatatagggaatagggccctggtctaaagtagtgcactatatcgggaatagggccctggtcaacaatagtgcactatatagggaatagggccctggtctaaagtagtgcactatatagggaa of Oncorhynchus clarkii lewisi isolate Uvic-CL-2024 unplaced genomic scaffold, UVic_Ocla_1.0 unplaced_contig_5677_pilon_pilon, whole genome shotgun sequence contains these proteins:
- the LOC139401075 gene encoding high-affinity choline transporter 1-like, whose product is MSLNVPGLIVMAIFYLLILGTGIWASMRSKKVERKCTGSDGMEITLLAGRNINLLVGIFTLTATWVGGGFILGIAEAVYNPTLGLVWALMPVPYVLTFFLGGFFFAKPMRENKYVTMMDPFQIKYGNVLSSLLIFPALIADVLWVARTLVSLGGTMSVILDLHYVYSICISSVVAIIYTLLGGLYSVAYTDVIQLILIFLSLWICVPFMMTNPNSMDITLTAFNETFQAPWVGKLELRDAGKWIDDFMVL